A region from the Triticum urartu cultivar G1812 chromosome 1, Tu2.1, whole genome shotgun sequence genome encodes:
- the LOC125549419 gene encoding probable chromatin-remodeling complex ATPase chain isoform X1 has translation MGKPAEYGDEEDEELSSSGDAEGEEEQQEEEGSDEGEDEEDEEEEQEPEGEQAAGDGEDAEEEVDEEEIVAATTGGGADDDDDDGGDGAGAAEEAESTEDDAAAEEGGEEDADESEDATAKTEIGKRERAKLREMQKLKKQKIQEILDSQNASIDADMNKKGKGRLKYLLQQTEIFAHFAKGSQAAEKKNRGKGRHASKVTEEEEDEEYLKEEDALAAGGTRLLIQPSCINGKMRDYQLAGLNWLIRLYENGINGILADEMGLGKTLQTISLLGYLHEFRGITGPHMVVAPKSTLGNWMKEIQRFCPVLRAVKFLGNPEERNHIRENLLAPGKFDVCVTSFEMAIKEKTALRRFSWRYIIIDEAHRIKNENSLLSKTMRLFSTNYRLLITGTPLQNNLHELWSLLNFLLPEIFSSAETFDEWFQISGENDQHEVVQQLHKVLRPFLLRRLKSDVEKGLPPKKETILKVGMSEMQKQYYRALLQKDLEVINAGGERKRLLNIAMQLRKCCNHPYLFQGAEPGPPYTTGDHLIENAGKMVLLDKLLPKLKARDSRVLIFSQMTRLLDILEDYLMYRGYQYCRIDGNTGGDDRDASIEAFNKPGSEKFIFLLSTRAGGLGINLATADIVVLYDSDWNPQVDLQAQDRAHRIGQKKEVQVFRFCTEYTIEEKVIERAYKKLALDALVIQQGRLAEQKAVNKDELLQMVRFGAEMVFSSKDSTITDEDIDRIIARGEEATAQLDAKMKKFTEDAIKFKMDDTAELYDFDDDKEEDKPDFKKLVSDNWIEPPRRERKRNYSESEYFKQALRQGAPAKPREPRIPRMPNLYAFSVAHLTRSSLNFRFLVLVLNWVFVYVRHDFQFFNTQRLNELYEKEVKYLVQTNQKKDTIGDGDGEDEEVEPLNEEEQEEKEQLLEEGFSTWTRRDFNTFIRACEKYGRDDIKSIASEMEGKTEEEVQRYAEVFKERYTELNDYDRIIKNIEKGESKISRKDEIMKAIAKKMDRYKNPWLELKIQYGQNKGKLYNEECDRFLLCMVHKLGYGNWEELKSAFRMSPLFRFDWFVKSRTTQELARRCDTLIRLVEKENQECDERDRQARKDKKNMTPTKRPSSSSPAMDSPMQTPSKRGRRDGSAPSGKRRRR, from the exons ATGGGGAAGCCGGCGGAGtacggcgacgaggaggacgaagAGCTGTCCAGCTCCGGCGACGCGGAGGGCGAGGAGgagcagcaggaggaggagggaTCGGATGAGGGCGAGGAtgaggaggatgaggaggaagagcAGGAGCCCGAGGGGGAGCAGGCGGCGGGGGATGGCGAGGATGCGGAGGAAGAAGTCGACGAGGAGGAGATCGTCGCCGCTACCACCGGCGGCGGCGccgatgacgacgacgacgacgggggAGACGGCGCCGGCGCGGCGGAGGAGGCCGAATCTACCGAGGACGACGCCGCCGCGGAGGAGGGCGGCGAGGAAGATGCCGACGAG TCTGAAGACGCCACTGCAAAGACAGAGATTGGCAAGAGGGAACGAGCCAAGCTCagggaaatgcagaagctcaagAAGCAGAAGATCCAGGAAATACTGGACAGCCAAAACGCTTCCATTGATGCTGACATG AACAAGAAGGGAAAGGGGCGACTGAAATACCTCTTGCAGCAGACTGAAATATTTGCTCATTTTGCGAAAGGAAGCCAAGCTGCGGAGAAAAAGAACCGCGGAAA GGGTCGTCATGCATCAAAGGtgacagaggaggaggaagatgaagaatACCTCAAGGAGGAAGATGCCCTTGCTGCAGGAGGAACACGCTTGCTTATACAACCATCAT GCATAAATGGGAAAATGAGAGATTACCAACTAGCTGGACTTAATTGGCTCATACGCTTGTATGAAAATGGTATCAATGGAATATTGGCTGATGAAATG GGTCTCGGAAAAACTCTCCAAACTATCTCCCTGCTTGGATATCTGCATGAGTTCAGAGGAATAACTGGTCCTCACATGGTTGTTGCACCAAAGTCTACTCTTGGCAATTGGATGAAGGAAATCCAACGTTTTTGCCCTGTTCTGCGTGCTGTCAAGTTCTTAGGAAACCCAGAAGAAAGG AATCATATAAGGGAAAATTTGCTAGCTCCAGGGAAGTTCGATGTCTGTGTTACTAGTTTTGAAATGGCAATAAAAGAAAAAACTGCATTGAGGCGTTTTAGCTGGCGCTATATTATTATCGATGAAGCTCATCGGATAAAAAATGAGAACTCCCTTCTTTCTAAGACAATGAGGCTTTTCAGTACCAATTACCGTCTGCTCATCACAGGCACTCCGCTGCAG AATAATCTTCATGAGCTTTGGTCTCTTCTCAACTTCTTGTTGCCAGAAATATTTAGCTCTGCAGAGACTTTTGATGAATGGTTCCAAATCTCAGGGGAAAATGATCAACATGAGGTTGTTCAGCAGCTTCATAAG GTTTTGCGTCCATTTCTCCTTCGGAGGCTTAAATCGGATGTCGAGAAAGGTTTACCTCCAAAGAAGGAGACTATACTTAAAGTTGGAATGTCTGAGATGCAAAAACAGTATTATCGTGCTCTACTTCAGAAGGATCTGGAGGTTATTAATGCTGGTGGTGAGCGCAAGCGCCTTCTTAACATAGCCATGCAACTACGGAAGTGCTGCAATCATCCATATTTATTCCAAGGTGCTGAGCCTGGCCCACCTTATACAACTGGGGACCATCTAATTGAGAATGCAG GAAAGATGGTTCTGTTAGATAAATTACTTCCCAAGCTAAAGGCCCGTGACTCCAGAGTACTGATATTCTCCCAG ATGACCCGTCTTTTGGACATTTTGGAAGATTATCTAATGTACAGAGGGTATCAGTATTGCCGGATTGATGGGAATACTGGTGGTGATGATCGTGATGCTTCCATTGAAGCTTTCAACAAGCCAGGGAGTGAAAAGTTTATCTTCTTACTTTCAACTAGGGCAGGTGGTCTTGGGATCAATCTTGCTACTGCTGACATTGTGGTTCTTTATGATAGTGATTG GAACCCTCAAGTGGATTTGCAAGCTCAAGACCGTGCACATAGAATTGGTCAAAAGAAAGAAGTTCAAGTCTTCCGTTTCTGCACCGAG TATACTATTGAGGAAAAAGTAATTGAGAGAGCATATAAGAAGCTTGCCTTGGATGCTTTGGTCATACAGCAAGGGCGATTGGCAGAACAGAAAG CCGTCAATAAGGATGAGCTGTTGCAAATGGTGAGATTTGGTGCTGAAATGGTATTCAGTTCCAAGGATAGTACAATAACAGATGAAGATATTGACCGCATTATCGCTAGAGGAGAAGAGGCGACGGCACAACTTGATGCAAAAATGAAGAAGTTCACAGAAGATGCCATTAAATTTAAAATGGATGACA CTGCTGAACTTTATGATTTTGATGACGACAAG GAGGAAGACAAGCCAGATTTTAAAAAGCTAGTCAGTGATAACTGGATAGAACCCCCTAGACGAGAAAGAAAACGAAA CTACTCCGAGTCTGAATATTTTAAGCAAGCACTTCGCCAAGGTGCCCCAGCAAAACCTAGGGAACCGAGAATTCCCCGAATGCCGAACTTGTATGCCTTTTCAGTTGCTCACTTAACTCGATCAAGCCTAAATTTTAGATTCTTGGTCTTGGTACTGAATTGGGTGTTTGTCTATGTCAGGCATGATTTCCAGTTCTTCAACACGCAGAGGCTCAATGAATTGTATGAAAAGGAAGTCAAATACCTCGTG CAAACTAATCAGAAAAAGGATACAATTGGCGATGGTGATGGTGAGGATGAAG AAGTGGAACCTTTAAACGAGGAGGAGCAAGAAGAGAAGGAGCAGCTACTGGAAGAG GGCTTTTCAACATGGACGAGGAGGGACTTCAACACATTCATTCGAGCTTGTGAGAAATATGGTCGTGACGACATAAAGAGTATAGCCTCTGAAATGGaggggaaaacggaagaggaagttCAGCGGTATGCTGAAGTTTTCAAGGAAAGATATACAGAATTGAATG ATTATGACAGAATTATTAAGAACATTGAGAAAGGAGAATCAAAGATCTCTCGGAAGGATGAGATTATGAAAGCCATTGCGAAAAAGATGGACCGTTATAAGAACCCATGGTTGGAGTTGAAAATTCAGTATGGCCAGAACAAAGGGAAGCTGTACAATGAGGAATGCGACCGTTTTCTG TTGTGCATGGTGCACAAACTTGGCTATGGAAACTGGGAAGAACTGAAGTCGGCCTTCCGCATGTCTCCCTTGTTCCGTTTTGATTGGTTTGTGAAGTCCAGAACCACGCAAGAGTTGGCTAGAAGGTGCGACACTCTCATTCGTCTAGTGGAGAAGGAGAACCAAGAGTGTGATGAGCGTGATAGACAGGCCAGGAAAGATAAGAAG AACATGACACCAACAAAGCGTCCTTCGTCAAGTAGTCCAGCAATGGACTCTCCCATGCAGACCCCCTCCAAGAGGGGGCGGAGGGACGGCAGTGCACCCTCG GGAAAGAGAAGGCGGCGATGA
- the LOC125549419 gene encoding probable chromatin-remodeling complex ATPase chain isoform X2, giving the protein MGKPAEYGDEEDEELSSSGDAEGEEEQQEEEGSDEGEDEEDEEEEQEPEGEQAAGDGEDAEEEVDEEEIVAATTGGGADDDDDDGGDGAGAAEEAESTEDDAAAEEGGEEDADESEDATAKTEIGKRERAKLREMQKLKKQKIQEILDSQNASIDADMNKKGKGRLKYLLQQTEIFAHFAKGSQAAEKKNRGKGRHASKVTEEEEDEEYLKEEDALAAGGTRLLIQPSCINGKMRDYQLAGLNWLIRLYENGINGILADEMGLGKTLQTISLLGYLHEFRGITGPHMVVAPKSTLGNWMKEIQRFCPVLRAVKFLGNPEERNHIRENLLAPGKFDVCVTSFEMAIKEKTALRRFSWRYIIIDEAHRIKNENSLLSKTMRLFSTNYRLLITGTPLQNNLHELWSLLNFLLPEIFSSAETFDEWFQISGENDQHEVVQQLHKVLRPFLLRRLKSDVEKGLPPKKETILKVGMSEMQKQYYRALLQKDLEVINAGGERKRLLNIAMQLRKCCNHPYLFQGAEPGPPYTTGDHLIENAGKMVLLDKLLPKLKARDSRVLIFSQMTRLLDILEDYLMYRGYQYCRIDGNTGGDDRDASIEAFNKPGSEKFIFLLSTRAGGLGINLATADIVVLYDSDWNPQVDLQAQDRAHRIGQKKEVQVFRFCTEYTIEEKVIERAYKKLALDALVIQQGRLAEQKAVNKDELLQMVRFGAEMVFSSKDSTITDEDIDRIIARGEEATAQLDAKMKKFTEDAIKFKMDDTAELYDFDDDKEEDKPDFKKLVSDNWIEPPRRERKRNYSESEYFKQALRQGAPAKPREPRIPRMPNLHDFQFFNTQRLNELYEKEVKYLVQTNQKKDTIGDGDGEDEEVEPLNEEEQEEKEQLLEEGFSTWTRRDFNTFIRACEKYGRDDIKSIASEMEGKTEEEVQRYAEVFKERYTELNDYDRIIKNIEKGESKISRKDEIMKAIAKKMDRYKNPWLELKIQYGQNKGKLYNEECDRFLLCMVHKLGYGNWEELKSAFRMSPLFRFDWFVKSRTTQELARRCDTLIRLVEKENQECDERDRQARKDKKNMTPTKRPSSSSPAMDSPMQTPSKRGRRDGSAPSGKRRRR; this is encoded by the exons ATGGGGAAGCCGGCGGAGtacggcgacgaggaggacgaagAGCTGTCCAGCTCCGGCGACGCGGAGGGCGAGGAGgagcagcaggaggaggagggaTCGGATGAGGGCGAGGAtgaggaggatgaggaggaagagcAGGAGCCCGAGGGGGAGCAGGCGGCGGGGGATGGCGAGGATGCGGAGGAAGAAGTCGACGAGGAGGAGATCGTCGCCGCTACCACCGGCGGCGGCGccgatgacgacgacgacgacgggggAGACGGCGCCGGCGCGGCGGAGGAGGCCGAATCTACCGAGGACGACGCCGCCGCGGAGGAGGGCGGCGAGGAAGATGCCGACGAG TCTGAAGACGCCACTGCAAAGACAGAGATTGGCAAGAGGGAACGAGCCAAGCTCagggaaatgcagaagctcaagAAGCAGAAGATCCAGGAAATACTGGACAGCCAAAACGCTTCCATTGATGCTGACATG AACAAGAAGGGAAAGGGGCGACTGAAATACCTCTTGCAGCAGACTGAAATATTTGCTCATTTTGCGAAAGGAAGCCAAGCTGCGGAGAAAAAGAACCGCGGAAA GGGTCGTCATGCATCAAAGGtgacagaggaggaggaagatgaagaatACCTCAAGGAGGAAGATGCCCTTGCTGCAGGAGGAACACGCTTGCTTATACAACCATCAT GCATAAATGGGAAAATGAGAGATTACCAACTAGCTGGACTTAATTGGCTCATACGCTTGTATGAAAATGGTATCAATGGAATATTGGCTGATGAAATG GGTCTCGGAAAAACTCTCCAAACTATCTCCCTGCTTGGATATCTGCATGAGTTCAGAGGAATAACTGGTCCTCACATGGTTGTTGCACCAAAGTCTACTCTTGGCAATTGGATGAAGGAAATCCAACGTTTTTGCCCTGTTCTGCGTGCTGTCAAGTTCTTAGGAAACCCAGAAGAAAGG AATCATATAAGGGAAAATTTGCTAGCTCCAGGGAAGTTCGATGTCTGTGTTACTAGTTTTGAAATGGCAATAAAAGAAAAAACTGCATTGAGGCGTTTTAGCTGGCGCTATATTATTATCGATGAAGCTCATCGGATAAAAAATGAGAACTCCCTTCTTTCTAAGACAATGAGGCTTTTCAGTACCAATTACCGTCTGCTCATCACAGGCACTCCGCTGCAG AATAATCTTCATGAGCTTTGGTCTCTTCTCAACTTCTTGTTGCCAGAAATATTTAGCTCTGCAGAGACTTTTGATGAATGGTTCCAAATCTCAGGGGAAAATGATCAACATGAGGTTGTTCAGCAGCTTCATAAG GTTTTGCGTCCATTTCTCCTTCGGAGGCTTAAATCGGATGTCGAGAAAGGTTTACCTCCAAAGAAGGAGACTATACTTAAAGTTGGAATGTCTGAGATGCAAAAACAGTATTATCGTGCTCTACTTCAGAAGGATCTGGAGGTTATTAATGCTGGTGGTGAGCGCAAGCGCCTTCTTAACATAGCCATGCAACTACGGAAGTGCTGCAATCATCCATATTTATTCCAAGGTGCTGAGCCTGGCCCACCTTATACAACTGGGGACCATCTAATTGAGAATGCAG GAAAGATGGTTCTGTTAGATAAATTACTTCCCAAGCTAAAGGCCCGTGACTCCAGAGTACTGATATTCTCCCAG ATGACCCGTCTTTTGGACATTTTGGAAGATTATCTAATGTACAGAGGGTATCAGTATTGCCGGATTGATGGGAATACTGGTGGTGATGATCGTGATGCTTCCATTGAAGCTTTCAACAAGCCAGGGAGTGAAAAGTTTATCTTCTTACTTTCAACTAGGGCAGGTGGTCTTGGGATCAATCTTGCTACTGCTGACATTGTGGTTCTTTATGATAGTGATTG GAACCCTCAAGTGGATTTGCAAGCTCAAGACCGTGCACATAGAATTGGTCAAAAGAAAGAAGTTCAAGTCTTCCGTTTCTGCACCGAG TATACTATTGAGGAAAAAGTAATTGAGAGAGCATATAAGAAGCTTGCCTTGGATGCTTTGGTCATACAGCAAGGGCGATTGGCAGAACAGAAAG CCGTCAATAAGGATGAGCTGTTGCAAATGGTGAGATTTGGTGCTGAAATGGTATTCAGTTCCAAGGATAGTACAATAACAGATGAAGATATTGACCGCATTATCGCTAGAGGAGAAGAGGCGACGGCACAACTTGATGCAAAAATGAAGAAGTTCACAGAAGATGCCATTAAATTTAAAATGGATGACA CTGCTGAACTTTATGATTTTGATGACGACAAG GAGGAAGACAAGCCAGATTTTAAAAAGCTAGTCAGTGATAACTGGATAGAACCCCCTAGACGAGAAAGAAAACGAAA CTACTCCGAGTCTGAATATTTTAAGCAAGCACTTCGCCAAGGTGCCCCAGCAAAACCTAGGGAACCGAGAATTCCCCGAATGCCGAACTT GCATGATTTCCAGTTCTTCAACACGCAGAGGCTCAATGAATTGTATGAAAAGGAAGTCAAATACCTCGTG CAAACTAATCAGAAAAAGGATACAATTGGCGATGGTGATGGTGAGGATGAAG AAGTGGAACCTTTAAACGAGGAGGAGCAAGAAGAGAAGGAGCAGCTACTGGAAGAG GGCTTTTCAACATGGACGAGGAGGGACTTCAACACATTCATTCGAGCTTGTGAGAAATATGGTCGTGACGACATAAAGAGTATAGCCTCTGAAATGGaggggaaaacggaagaggaagttCAGCGGTATGCTGAAGTTTTCAAGGAAAGATATACAGAATTGAATG ATTATGACAGAATTATTAAGAACATTGAGAAAGGAGAATCAAAGATCTCTCGGAAGGATGAGATTATGAAAGCCATTGCGAAAAAGATGGACCGTTATAAGAACCCATGGTTGGAGTTGAAAATTCAGTATGGCCAGAACAAAGGGAAGCTGTACAATGAGGAATGCGACCGTTTTCTG TTGTGCATGGTGCACAAACTTGGCTATGGAAACTGGGAAGAACTGAAGTCGGCCTTCCGCATGTCTCCCTTGTTCCGTTTTGATTGGTTTGTGAAGTCCAGAACCACGCAAGAGTTGGCTAGAAGGTGCGACACTCTCATTCGTCTAGTGGAGAAGGAGAACCAAGAGTGTGATGAGCGTGATAGACAGGCCAGGAAAGATAAGAAG AACATGACACCAACAAAGCGTCCTTCGTCAAGTAGTCCAGCAATGGACTCTCCCATGCAGACCCCCTCCAAGAGGGGGCGGAGGGACGGCAGTGCACCCTCG GGAAAGAGAAGGCGGCGATGA
- the LOC125549434 gene encoding double-stranded RNA-binding protein 2-like: MFKNQLQELAQRSCFNLPSYACIREGPDHAPRFKATVTFNGESFESPGFYPTLRQAEHAAAEVALNELSKRGPSSSLAAKVLDETGIYKNLLQETAHRAGLKLPMYTTIRSGPGHTPTFTCTVELAGRIFTGNPGKTKKQAQKNAAMVAWSELKQLPLVGEAASSSSPSDHDEEQEQVTVTRTLENLNRKNEGKASHQKEKQQSNNRPQSRRSYPKPYVSFYGSHLQNQMYPNVAPEQAMYHMWNQVQATQQKPHLPMVQAMGNTRFQPPPTMLSVYPPPPRRQFAVPASQDALALLPCFPETAPVLPRYFSPYPATYVPRSPLPVTVHTMNRERQGYTETVGLPDAAVLSGYTALDSSSTPENVGPSQVEQWPESGKEAYTESSAASVEENKATQTLSSSTAHPLSQKLEPNQDDKESKKPAEQPPKPSLSRAGSSVVQRPVQRQGYPSPVQHGEPTHRSNLPFSRATSPELWSMDMQAPARYGAAAPMSSSGLLYQQRPPWLAAPVTVRTSIPVCSARPNAAVNSSPGAAARARPAVQILSREDPEAHRNTRHVGDASTASSELNKLHM; encoded by the exons ATGTTCAAGAACCAGCTCCAGGAGCTTGCGCAGAGGAGCTGCTTCAACTTGCCGTCCTACGCGTGCATCCGCGAGGGGCCAGATCATGCGCCCCGGTTTAAGGCCACGGTTACTTTTAATGGGGAATCGTTTGAGAGCCCAGGGTTCTATCCCACCTTGCGGCAGGCAGAGCATGCGGCAGCTGAGGTAGCGCTCAATGAGTTGTCGaagagggggccatcatcatcgcTTGCTGCAAAAGTCCTG GATGAAACTGGGATCTACAAGAACCTGCTCCAAGAAACTGCTCATCGGGCCGGTTTAAAACTGCCTATGTACACTACTATTAGATCTGGTCCAGGGCATACACCAACATTCACGTGTACAGTGGAGTTAGCAGGAAGGATCTTCACTGGCAATCCTGGCAAGACCAAGAAACAAGCCCAAAAAAATGCTGCTATGGTGGCCTGGTCTGAATTGAAGCAGC TGCCTCTAGTAGGTGAGGcagcatcttcatcttctccgtcCGATCATGACGAGGAGCAGGAACAGGTCACAGTTACCCGCACTCTTGAAAACTTGAACCGAAAAAATGAAGGCAAGGCATCACATCAAAAGGAAAAACAGCAAAGCAATAACCGCCCACAATCTCGGAGATCTTATCCTAAACCATATGTGTCATTTTACGGGTCACACTTACAAAATCAGATGTACCCAAATGTTGCACCAGAGCAAGCAATGTACCATATGTGGAACCAAGTGCAAGCAACACAGCAGAAGCCCCATCTCCCGATGGTTCAAGCTATGGGCAACACAAGGTTTCAACCGCCACCAACTATGCTCTCCGTGTACCCTCCTCCACCTAGAAGGCAGTTTGCCGTGCCAGCCAGCCAAGATGCTTTAGCTCTTCTTCCATGTTTTCCTGAAACTGCTCCTGTCCTTCCTCGGTACTTCTCGCCTTACCCTGCCACCTATGTACCAAGAAGTCCATTGCCAGTTACTGTGCACACAATGAACAGGGAAAGGCAAGGGTATACTGAGACAGTTGGGCTTCCTGATGCCGCAGTTTTATCCGGATACACTGCTCTAGATTCCTCTAGTACTCCAGAAAATGTCGGTCCAAGTCAGGTTGAACAATGGCCAGAAAGTGGGAAAGAGGCGTATACAGAGAGTAGTGCTGCCTCCGTGGAAGAGAATAAAGCTACTCAGACTCTGTCAAGCTCCACAGCACATCCACTGTCACAGAAGTTGGAACCAAATCAAGATGATAAAGAGTCAAAGAAGCCAGCAGAACAGCCACCAAAGCCATCATTGTCTCGTGCTGGATCATCTGTTGTACAAAGACCTGTCCAACGACAGGGTTATCCTAGTCCTGTTCAGCACGGCGAGCCTACCCACAGAAGTAATCTTCCGTTCAGCAGGGCGACATCACCAGAGTTATGGTCGATGGACATGCAAGCTCCAGCGAGATATGGAGCTGCGGCTCCTATGAGTTCATCAGGTTTGTTATACCAGCAGCGGCCCCCTTGGTTGGCGGCCCCTGTGACAGTCCGAACTTCTATCCCTGTGTGCTCAGCCAGGCCAAATGCAGCGGTGAACTCTAGCCCtggagcagcagcgcgagcgcgGCCTGCTGTTCAGATCCTCTCCAGGGAGGACCCTGAAGCCCACAGGAACACGAGACACGTGGGCGACGCTTCGACGGCGAGTTCAGAACTCAATAAGCTCCATATGTGA